Proteins found in one Hevea brasiliensis isolate MT/VB/25A 57/8 chromosome 18, ASM3005281v1, whole genome shotgun sequence genomic segment:
- the LOC131175849 gene encoding uncharacterized protein LOC131175849, protein MALGAMLAQEVENLERAIYYISKKLLAYEENYSLIERTCLAVVWATKKLRHYFQTHRVIVVSRMDPLKYLFEVPTLVGKLAKWLVLLSEFDIVYETRKTIKGRVVAEFLSENPVNEGEEVEHFPDESLKLVEVQPWKMYFDEAMNKSRAGIGVVLEAPNGEQLLMSKRLCFPTTNNIAEYEACICGLEALIAVGAKKVEVFGDSMLVVSHVKGEWELKEEKLRPYLEYAKKLLFSFEEVTMKHMPRAQNQIADALAMLASLWEKGDQKLTQPVILMRSRIPCYEGLIIAHLDLEDEMKWYEDIRRYLEVREYPQSANSRDRATIRRLATQFTLAGGQLYKRFFEGLLLLCVTKKQSEQIMEEVHAGVCGPHMNGRVLAGKILRLGYYWSTMDTDCAKFVKRCHECQIHGNLNHLPSSELYSMTSPWPFSIWGIDIIGKISPTASNGHRFIIDETRQDAYENAKIFKDKTKKMAQQAHNQERNQGRRPCLAIQLKVKALPRKAAVKIVQALQGHSNLPAWSSRSMEQNLQYLQGY, encoded by the exons ATGGCCCTGGGGGCAATGTTGGCACAAGAAGTAGAGAATCTGGAGAGAGCCATCTATTACATCAGTAAGAAACTCCTTGCTTATGAGGAGAATTATTCACTAATAGAAAGAACCTGTCTAGCTGTAGTATGGGCAACTAAGAAGTTAAGGCACTACTTTCAGACCCATCGAGTTATTGTAGTATCCCGGATGGATCCTTTAAAGTACCTATTTGAAGTACCGACGCTAGTTGGAAAATTGGCCAAATGGTTGGTCCTACTGTCTGAATTTGATATTGTGTATGAGACTCGAAAAACCATTAAAGGGCGTGTAGTGGCCGAATTTCTTtctgaaaatccagttaatgaAGGGGAAGAAGTCGAACATTTTCCGGATGAGAGTCTCAAGCTAGTAGAGGTCCAGCCATGGAAAATGTACTTTGATGAGGCCATGAATAAGAGCAGAGCCGGTATAGGGGTAGTTTTGGAAGCACCGAATGGAGAACAATTATTAATGTCAAAAAGGCTATGTTTCCCAACCACTAATAATATAGCAGAATATGAGGCTTGCATTTGTGGCCTGGAGGCATTAATAGCTGTTGGGGCTAAAAAAGTGGAGGTGTTCGGAGATTCAATGCTAGTGGTTTCCCATGTTAAAGGTGAAtgggaattgaaagaagaaaagttgaggccATACCTGGAGTATGCTAAGAAACTATTATTTAGCTTTGAGGAAGTGACAATGAAGCACATGCCTAGAGCTCAGAACCAGATAGCTGATGCTCTAGCCATGCTGGCATCCTTATGGGAGAAGGGTGATCAGAAGCTGACCCAGCCAGTTATCTTGATGAGGAGTAGAATCCCATGCTATGAAGGGTTAATAATAGCACATTTAGATCTAGAAGATGAGATGAAATGGTACGAGGACATAAGAAGATATTTAGAGGTAAGAGAATACCCACAGTCAGCCAATAGTagggatagagctacaattcgtagattagccactcagttcACTTTGGCTGGGGGGCAACTCTACAAAAGGTTCTTCGAAGGACTATTGCTCTTGTGTGTGACGAAAAAGCAGTCTGAGCAGATAATGGAGGAAGTACATGCAGGAGTGTGTGGTCCTCACATGAACGGAAGGGTATTAGCAGGCAAAATTTTAAGATTGGGCTATTACTGGTCTACCATGGATACTGACTGCGCTAAATTTGTGAAAAGATGCCATGAGTGCCAAATCCATGGGAATTTGAATCACCTACCGTCCAGTGAACTCTACAGCATGACTTCACCGTGGCCATTCTCAATATGGGGCATAGACATTATTGGGAAGATTTCTCCCACGGCttctaatggccatagatttatcatt GATGAAACTAGGCAAGATGCCTATGAGAATGCTAAGATCTTCAAGGATAAGACAAAAAAGATGGCACAACAGGCACATAACCAAGAAAGAAATCAAGGAAGGAGACCTTGTCTTGCTATTCAACTCAAGGTTAAAGCTCTTCCTAGGAAAGCTGCGGTCAAGATAGTCCAGGCCCTTCAAGGTCACTCAAATCTTCCAGCATGGAGTAGTAGAAGTATGGAGCAAAACCTCCAATACCTTCAAGGTTATTAG